A window from Peromyscus eremicus chromosome 5, PerEre_H2_v1, whole genome shotgun sequence encodes these proteins:
- the Arv1 gene encoding protein ARV1, protein MGTGGRRGSLSGKGAEGAATATSPCLYRCIECNREARELYRDYSHGVLKITICKSCQKPVDKYIEYDPVIILINAILCKAQAYRHILFNTKINIHGKLCMFCLLCEAYLRWWQLQDSSQSTAPDDLIRYAKEWDFYRMFVIASFEQAAFFAGIFAFLWVEQPMTAKKKPNFILLLKALLLSSYGKLLLIPAVIWEHDYTPLCLRLIKVFVLTSNFQAIRVTLNTSRRLSLLAVLSGLLLESVMVYFFQRMEWDVGSDCAVYKTQDF, encoded by the exons ATGGGGACGGGCGGGCGCAGGGGGTCGCTGTCCGGGAAGGGCGCCGAGGGCGCGGCGACGGCTACCTCCCCTTGCCTGTACCGTTGTATCGAGTGCAACCGGGAGGCCCGGGAGCTGTACCGGGACTACAGCCACGGCGTACTCAAGATAACCATCTGC aaatctTGCCAGAAACCGGTAGACAAATATATTGAGTATGATCCTGTTATTATCTTGATTAATGCCATTTTATGCAAAGCTCAGGCCTATAGGCATATTCTTTTCAACactaaaataaat ATCCATGGGAAACTCtgcatgttttgtttgctttgtgaagCATACCTGAGGTGGTGGCAGCTGCAGGACTCAAGCCAGAGCACAGCCCCTGATGACCTGATCCGGTATGCCAAGGAGTGGGACTTCTACAGGATGTTTGTGATTGCGTCTTTTG AACAAGCTGCCTTTTTTGCTGGcatttttgcttttctgtggGTTGAGCAACCCATGACagcaaaaaaaaagcccaacttCATTTTACTACTAAAAGCACTGCTGTTGTCCAGCTATGGGAAGCTCCTGCTGATCCCAGCCGTCATCTGGGAACATGACTACACACCTTTGTGCCTCAGGCTCATTAAAGTGTTTGTCCTGACATCGAATTTCCAGGCAATCAGAG TTACTCTGAACACCAGCCGCAGACTCTCGCTGCTGGCCGTACTGAGCGGCTTGTTGCTGGAGAGCGTCATGGTCTACTTCTTCCAGAGGATGGAGTGGGACGTGGGCAGTGACTGTGCGGTCTACAAGACTCAGGACTTCTGA